In the genome of Zobellia nedashkovskayae, the window CTGGATATTTTAGAGATGGGTTTTGTACAACTATTCAAGAAGATTCCGGAACGCACATTTTATGTGCCATTGTTACTGAGGATTTTTTAAATTTTACAAAAGGGCGTGGAAATAATCTTTCTACGCCCTTACCTCATTGGAATTTTCCTGGCCTTAAACCTGGCTCCAAATGGTGTCTATGTATTTTTAGGTGGTTAGAAGCTGAACGGGCTGGTAAAGCTCCGTTTGTAGTTCTTGAAGCAACTCACCAAAAAGCTCTGGAATATACTACCTTAAAAATGCTTCGGAAATATGAAGCTCTAGTATAATTACACTAAACATTGCTACTTTTTTGAAGAAATGGAATTAGAGACTATTTCTAGAATAGAGAGCGCGGCTCTTTCTCCGGAAATCATAGCTGCATTTAACGAACCATTTAACTGCGTATCTCCAGCTAAAAATATATTTGTTGTTAATCGTGTTTCAGATGGCAACATGTCATATTGTAAATTGACTAATTTAGGAAGTGCCATTGGTATACTGTACTGTTTTATAAACCTGCACAAATCAATTCCACAATGTTCTTTCAACTCCCTTTTCACCCGCTCAATAAAATCTTCTCCTGTCAAATTTTGATTATCCACTACTGTTACCGATAGTAGTTCTTTATCACCTGTTGTCTTGGTATCCAAATTTGTGTGGTAAAAAATATTATTGATTAGCGTTCCTGCTTCAGGAATAAGACCAATGAGTGATTTTTTAATAACTTTATTTTCTGTTTCAAAATATAAGGTATCACATGATTTCCACTCAGTTGATTGATTTTTTAAATTAGAAATCAAACTACTCGCATCCGTGGCTACTATAGTATAATGACTTTCTAATTTTGTGCTATCCTCTAATATTATTTCCGCATCTTTTACGGATGTTACTTTTGTATTGAATTTGAAGGTGGTGTTTTTTAGATTTTTCGACAGTTGTTTTGGAATTGCTTCAATTCCAGATTTTGGCAAAGCAGCATATCCTTCTCCAAACATTTTGTACACGAACTCAAACATTCTACTGGATGTCTCTAACTTATTTTCAAGAAAAATACCACTAAAGAACGGTGAGAAGAAATCTTCGATCATTTCAGAAGAAAAACCTAATTGTTTCAAATAAGAGAAACTAGATTGCTCTTTATCAGAAAAAATATCTGACAACGTTTTTGTCTTTAATTTACTATTCAGTTTAAGTATTTTGATTTTATCAGAAAGAGTTCCTATTCCGGCTAATAAAGTGGGAAATAATAATGACAAATCTCTTAGCGGGTCGCCTATAGCCATTTGTTCGCCATTTTTAAAAATAGCGGCGCCTGGCAAGAACTTTTGTAAATCTAAAGACTCAAAATCAAGATATTTTTGAGCAGCAGGATATGCCGTAAGTAACACTTGAAAACCATAATCTAATTGATACCCATCTATAATATCTGTTTTCACCCTTCCGCCAACACGATCTGTAGCTTCAATAACGATAGGAAAAAAGCCGTTTTGCTCCAGAACGGTAGCTGCGATTAAACCACTTACTCCCGCACCTATGATGTGAATTTTAAAGTCCTGCTTTTCCATAATTAAATCATTTACTAAAATAGAACAATCTTCTATTGGACTAATTTAATAGTTTCTATTTTTGTTTAACAATTAACTTGTAAAAATAAACAAAAAATACTTTTATCTTTATCTCAAAGGTAAAATACAAATAGTGGATACTTATACTATATATGAATAAAACAGCCATTACACGTTGTGAACATTTTAATGCAGCTCATAGATTGCATAACACAAACTGGAGCGATGAAAAAAACCTCGAGATTTTTGGTAAGTGTAACAATTCCAACTATCACGGACACAATTATGACCTAGAGGTTAAGGTTATTGGTTTTTGCGACCCCAATACGGGTTATGTCATTGATACAAAAATTCTTTCTGCCCTTATTAAAAATAAAGTATTGGACAGATTTGACCATAAAAACCTAAACTTAGATACTAAGGAATTTGAAAGTTTAAATCCTACCGCGGAAAATATAGCAATGGTAATTTATGACATTCTTAAGGCGGAGTTAGATGAAGGTCTAGAATTACTAATAAAGTTATATGAAACGCCAAGAAACTTTGTGGAATACCCTTATTCGTAAATTATCTTAATTGAAAATAAGTTGAAAGAGATTTGAACCACAAGTGCTATTATAAAATTACAGCAACTTTCTAATACTAATAAAGACAATAATCATTAGGGAGTACCACAGGAAAAACGGTACAATATATTCTTTAAACCCTGTTACCAAAAGTAAACTTATGGTTAGAAGCTGAAAACCAAGCCCAAAAGTTGACAAAGCTGTCATTAGTAAACTGGGTAGTCGTTTACCACTTGAAGCATTTGAATCTAGGGTGTAAATAATTTTATCAAAAACGCCATAAAGCGCTTTATAAAATCCAAAGAGAATATTTACATTCTTTTGCTTCTCTCCCTTTAAAGCGGTTGGAGAATCATATTCAAAAACTCTACTTGTTGTATCACCATTTACACTATTTCTTAAAATAACATAATAGTAATTATATAAAGTACCTTGTAATTGAATCCCTAAGAATGCAAAAAAGCTATGTAATAAATTAGCTTCTGTTGTATACCAAAGTGCTGCAAAAATAAATACGTTTAAAACTATATCTGCAACAGAATCAAGATAACGACCTGTATATGACGGTGTTTTTTTTACTCTTGCCAATTCCCCATCGGCAGCATCCAATATTGATTTGAGTATCAAAAAAAAAGCTGCGGCCCAGTAATAACCAAATAGAATACAAACAACAGCTATTAAACCGGAAATTATAAACCATATCGTTACATCAATTGGCGTATATGAAGTTTCCTTAAGCGAATTAGCTAGAAGTCTTGCTATAGGCCTTCCGTAATCAGAAAGGTCTATGAATTTATGCTCTTTTGGTAACTTGGACATGCTACTTTCTAATTCTGAAATTTTGAGTCTAGCACCAAAAATCAATCAGAATATAAATTTATTTAAGTAATTCGTAAATG includes:
- a CDS encoding 6-pyruvoyl trahydropterin synthase family protein, with product MNKTAITRCEHFNAAHRLHNTNWSDEKNLEIFGKCNNSNYHGHNYDLEVKVIGFCDPNTGYVIDTKILSALIKNKVLDRFDHKNLNLDTKEFESLNPTAENIAMVIYDILKAELDEGLELLIKLYETPRNFVEYPYS
- a CDS encoding CDP-alcohol phosphatidyltransferase family protein; this translates as MSKLPKEHKFIDLSDYGRPIARLLANSLKETSYTPIDVTIWFIISGLIAVVCILFGYYWAAAFFLILKSILDAADGELARVKKTPSYTGRYLDSVADIVLNVFIFAALWYTTEANLLHSFFAFLGIQLQGTLYNYYYVILRNSVNGDTTSRVFEYDSPTALKGEKQKNVNILFGFYKALYGVFDKIIYTLDSNASSGKRLPSLLMTALSTFGLGFQLLTISLLLVTGFKEYIVPFFLWYSLMIIVFISIRKLL
- a CDS encoding DUF2237 family protein, which encodes MPESNKLNVLGTALEACCTNPATGYFRDGFCTTIQEDSGTHILCAIVTEDFLNFTKGRGNNLSTPLPHWNFPGLKPGSKWCLCIFRWLEAERAGKAPFVVLEATHQKALEYTTLKMLRKYEALV
- a CDS encoding NAD(P)/FAD-dependent oxidoreductase; protein product: MEKQDFKIHIIGAGVSGLIAATVLEQNGFFPIVIEATDRVGGRVKTDIIDGYQLDYGFQVLLTAYPAAQKYLDFESLDLQKFLPGAAIFKNGEQMAIGDPLRDLSLLFPTLLAGIGTLSDKIKILKLNSKLKTKTLSDIFSDKEQSSFSYLKQLGFSSEMIEDFFSPFFSGIFLENKLETSSRMFEFVYKMFGEGYAALPKSGIEAIPKQLSKNLKNTTFKFNTKVTSVKDAEIILEDSTKLESHYTIVATDASSLISNLKNQSTEWKSCDTLYFETENKVIKKSLIGLIPEAGTLINNIFYHTNLDTKTTGDKELLSVTVVDNQNLTGEDFIERVKRELKEHCGIDLCRFIKQYSIPMALPKLVNLQYDMLPSETRLTTNIFLAGDTQLNGSLNAAMISGERAALSILEIVSNSISSKK